The proteins below come from a single Papaver somniferum cultivar HN1 chromosome 11, ASM357369v1, whole genome shotgun sequence genomic window:
- the LOC113324131 gene encoding protein CWC15 homolog B-like: MNVDDSDKYSYSESDDDDSDDTDTLMAELVRIKKERLEDWLRKERLEQEEEIKVKEAKLNCGNPLVSNAASFTIKRRWDDDVTFKSQSRVNLKHPSASSTTRSGMTSIENSCKSI; the protein is encoded by the coding sequence ATGAATGTCGATGATTCTGATAAATATAGCTATAGTGAAAGCGACGACGATGATTCTGATGACACTGATACTCTCATGGCTGAGCTTGTACGCATTAAAAAAGAAAGACTTGAGGATTGGCTTCGCAAGGAGCGACTAGAACAGGAAGAGGAGATAAAGGTAAAGGAAGCAAAACTTAACTGCGGCAACCCTCTGGTCAGTAATGCAGCATCGTTTACTATTAAAAGAAGATGGGATGACGATGTGACTTTTAAGAGCCAGAGTCGGGTGAATCTAAAACACCCAAGCGCTTCATCAACGACACGATCAGGAATGACTTCCATCGAAAATTCTTGCAAAAGTATatga